The Pirellulales bacterium genome includes a window with the following:
- a CDS encoding class II glutamine amidotransferase translates to MCGLFGYITKTGGGPDLDLLRRIATETEQRGDHAFGLAWIDQAGRLQMFKRPGAVSARLGDLDRCRHAQAVIGHCRWATHGSYSDNDNNHPHSVGRGWLAHNGVVRNYRELARQYGLVRRTACDTESLALLMAKLPGSLLSRATRAVVAVDGPLAILGLWANPLRLVIARRGNPLCCGETDDGAYLGSLAGELPGHSRPFRDDQAGLITFNEGIECQWQAIPRAPLTPLF, encoded by the coding sequence ATGTGTGGACTCTTTGGATACATCACGAAAACCGGCGGCGGGCCCGACCTGGACCTGCTCCGCCGGATCGCCACCGAAACCGAGCAACGCGGCGATCATGCTTTTGGCCTCGCCTGGATCGACCAGGCGGGGCGGCTGCAAATGTTCAAACGGCCCGGGGCGGTGTCTGCCCGCCTCGGGGACCTCGACCGTTGCCGCCACGCCCAGGCGGTGATCGGTCATTGCCGCTGGGCAACCCATGGTTCGTACAGCGACAACGACAACAACCATCCCCACAGCGTCGGCCGCGGCTGGCTGGCCCACAATGGCGTCGTCCGCAACTACCGCGAACTGGCCCGCCAGTACGGCCTAGTGCGGCGTACGGCGTGCGATACCGAGTCCCTGGCTCTACTCATGGCCAAGTTGCCGGGGTCGCTCTTATCGCGGGCCACGCGGGCCGTGGTGGCGGTCGACGGGCCGCTCGCGATCCTGGGCCTGTGGGCCAACCCCCTGCGGCTGGTCATCGCCCGGCGAGGGAACCCACTCTGCTGTGGCGAGACCGACGACGGGGCTTACCTGGGGAGTCTGGCGGGAGAACTCCCCGGCCACTCACGCCCGTTTCGCGACGACCAAGCGGGGCTGATTACCTTTAATGAGGGGATCGAGTGCCAGTGGCAGGCGATCCCCCGCGCTCCGCTCACGCCGCTGTTTTGA
- a CDS encoding amidoligase family protein — protein MHARDLAFGIEFETTLPTSDPTRIGPYHGGYQVPWLPEGWKAERDGSIRESVGRKACEFVSPKLKGREGVEQVLSAIDAIKICGGQVNDSCGLHISVEWNGDAAALARLINLVGNHERALYASTGTKKRERANYTKRIKQYANPDTAKQRCEQDRFHLLNLTHLARGRNRIEFRVFAGTLNKTKVFGYLMLCLGLVELALNSKRRGDWEYTKTPGTKSCWDRPGAGVGETELNRLFYRLAWTKGWYKGELRHKTWGEVAEGYDLRPIKTKLLELAKQYDTQA, from the coding sequence ATGCACGCCCGCGACCTGGCCTTTGGAATTGAATTCGAAACCACCCTGCCGACCAGCGACCCTACCCGCATCGGCCCCTACCACGGCGGGTACCAGGTCCCCTGGTTGCCGGAAGGCTGGAAGGCCGAACGGGACGGATCGATCCGCGAATCGGTCGGCCGCAAGGCCTGCGAATTTGTATCGCCCAAACTTAAAGGGCGCGAAGGGGTGGAACAGGTGCTGAGCGCGATCGACGCGATCAAAATCTGCGGGGGCCAAGTCAACGATTCTTGCGGCCTGCATATCAGCGTCGAGTGGAACGGGGACGCCGCCGCCTTGGCCCGCTTGATCAACCTGGTGGGAAACCACGAACGGGCCTTGTACGCCTCGACCGGAACCAAGAAACGCGAGCGGGCCAATTACACCAAGCGGATCAAACAATACGCCAACCCCGATACCGCGAAACAACGCTGCGAGCAAGACCGCTTTCACCTCTTGAACCTGACGCACCTCGCCCGCGGGCGGAACCGGATCGAGTTTCGGGTCTTCGCGGGGACGCTCAATAAGACCAAAGTCTTTGGCTATTTGATGCTCTGCCTGGGCTTGGTGGAACTGGCCTTGAATAGCAAACGCCGAGGCGATTGGGAATACACCAAAACGCCCGGCACCAAGAGTTGCTGGGACCGCCCCGGGGCCGGGGTGGGCGAAACCGAACTCAATCGCCTCTTCTATCGCTTGGCCTGGACCAAGGGGTGGTACAAGGGGGAACTTCGCCACAAGACCTGGGGCGAAGTCGCGGAGGGATACGACCTGCGACCGATCAAGACCAAGCTCCTCGAGCTGGCCAAACAATACGACACCCAAGCCTAA